GTTCTTTTGAATTTTTCCCTCCTAAAACTATTAATTTAGAAAAAAACCTCTGGTCTTCAGTTGAATGTCTTAGTAAATTAAAACCAAAATTTTTTTCTGTTACTTATGGTGCAAATAGCGGTGAACGTCTAAAAACATATGACATTGTAAAAAAAATACAAAAAAAAACAGGAGTGATTACAGCAGCTCATTTAACTTGCATTGATTCTACACCTGATGAATTAAAAAAAATTGGACAAGATTATTGGAATAATGGTATTAAAAGCATTGTAGCATTGAGAGGTGATACATTAGAAAAAAATTATAATCATAAAATGTATGCTTTAGATTTAGTTGTTTTATTAAAAAAAATTGCCAATTTTGATATTTCTGTGGCGGCTTATCCTGAATTGCATCCTGAATCAAAAAATTCTAAATCAGATATTATTAGCTTAAAAAAGAAAATTGATGCAGGTGCAAATAGAGCAATCACTCAGTTTTTCTTTAATATTGAAAGTTATCTTCGTTTTCGTGAAAATTGTATTAAAAATGATATAAATGTTGAAATTATACCAGGTATTTTACCGGTTTATAATTTTCAGCAATTACAACGTTTTGCAAAAATGACTAATGTTGATATTCCTAAATGGATGTTTGAAATGTTTGATGGATTATCTAGTAATATAACTGTTCAAAAAATTATAGGTTCTAGCATATTGATAGATATGGTGAAAAATTTATCTTCTGAAGGAGTTCAAAACTTTCATTTTTATACCTTAAATCAATCTGATATCGTTTATTCTGTTTGTCATATGCTAGGGTTATAGAAAATTATTTTAATAACAAAATTGATATAATAATTTATTTAAAATATTTTTAGTGGGTTCAATAAAAAAAGAATCTAAATATTCATCTGACTGATGAGCTTGTGCAATAGAACCTGGTCCTAGTATTAAAGTAGGTGCAATTTTTTCAAAAAAAGGTGCTTCAGTACAATAATTAACTGTTTTACTATTTAATTTACATAATGTTTCTATTTTTTTTAAAGTATTGTTTTTATGAGAGCATTCAAAAGCAGGAACTGCAGAAAAAAGTTTTTTTATAACGATGCGACTAGACCATTTTAGTATTATAGATTGTAACTTTTCTTGAATTAAAATTTCAATTTGTGTTAAAGTCAATCCTGGTATAGGTCGTATTTCAAAATTTAACGTACATAAAGAACAGATCCGATTAATTGCATCACCTCCATGTATAGAAGATAAATTCACAGTTGGATATGGAATAGAAAATTTTTTATGTTGATATTTTTTTTTTAGATATTTTTTAAAATCTATTAAATATTCAATAATATGATGCATAATTTCAATACTATTAATACCATCATCAGGATTGCTAGAATGCCCGGTTCTTCCAATCACTTCAATAGAGTAAGATACATGTCCTTTATGTGCATTGATTAATTCTAAAGATGTAGGTTCTCCAATGATTATACAATCTGGTTGAATAATATTAGATTCTATAAAGTATTTAGCTCCAGACATATCTGTTTCTTCGTTAGCAGTGGAAAGAATATAGATTGGTTTTTTTATTTTTTTTTTGTTTATAGAAGATAATACCTCTAGTATACAAGCAAAAAAACCTTTCATATCTACTGTTCCTAATCCATAAAATTTATTGTTGCTTTCAGTTAAAATAAAAGGGTCTTTTGTCCATGTATTTTCATCAAAATCAACCGTATCTGAGTGTCCAGACAGCAGTAATCCTCCACATCCTGTACCCATGCAAGCGAGCATGTTGAACTTATTAGTATTTGGAATTTGATCAATTTTTATTGAAAATTTTAAGTCAGATAAATAATTAGACAGTAAATCAATAAAATTTTTATTACTTTGATCTATTGATTTATTAGTGCTACTGATAGTAGGAATTTTGATTAATGATTTATATATTTCCATAAAAGGAGGTATTTTTCTTTTCATATAATATTTTATTAATATCTGCTCTAATTAATGTTAAAAATATTTTATTCATAAATAAATAATTTATCAATATTAATAATATGAAATATATTTTTATTATAAAATATTTCATTTTTATACGTAGTCTTTGTTTATTTAAGGTTTGTTTATTTTATGTTAAATGTATTAATTATTGGCGCTAGCGGATATGCTGGTGCAGAATTAGTAAATTACATGTATCGTCATGTATTTGCTAACATAAAAAAAATATGTGTCTCAAAAAATAGTTTAGATGCAGGTAAAATGTTTTCTGATGTTCATCAGCAGTTTACAGATATTATAAATTTAAGATTTGAATCTATACATGATTATACTTTAGTTTCTAAAGATATTGATGTTGTTTTTTTAGCTACAGATCATAATGTCAGTTGTGATATTGTTCCATTTTTTTTATCTTCTGGTTGTGTTGTATTTGATCTTTCAGCTGCATATAGAATGAAAGATAATAAAATTTATTCACATTATTACGGATTTACTCATCAAAATAAAACTATTTTAGAAAAATCTGTTTATGGACTAGCAGAATGGCAAGAAGAAAAAATAAAGAAAGCGCAGTTAATTGCAGTTCCTGGATGCTATGCAACATGTGTTCAGTTAGCATTAAGACCTCTTGTAGAAGAAAGCATTCTTTGTAGTAAAAATATACCAATTGTTAATGCTATTAGTGGTGTCAGTGGTGCTGGTAGAAAAGTGAACATTACTAATAGTTTTTGTCAAGTTAGTCTGCAACCATATAATATTTTCACTCATCGTCATACTCCTGAAATTATAGAAAATTTAGGTATCCCAGTGATCTTTATTCCGCATTTAGGAGCTTTTCATCGTGGAATAATTGCTACTATTACATGTAAATTAAAAAATAATATCAACGAAGTTGATTTATATAATATTTTCAATAAATTTTATAAAAATAAACCGTTAATTCGTATTTATAATAAATATTTACCTAGTATAAAAACAGTTGAAAAAATGCCATTTTGTGATATTGGTTTTGTTATTAAAGATAATTATGTTGTAATTGTTGCTGCTGAAGATAATTTATTAAAAGGAGCTGCAGCACAAGCAGTACAATGTTTTAACATTCGTTTTGGTTTTTCTGAAACAGAGTCAATTATTTAATTAATCATGAGATATTTATAATGAATCCTTTAGTTATTAAATTAGGTGGTGTTCTTTTAGAAAGCGATGATGCTATGATGCGTTTGTTTAAAGCATTAGTTGATTATAGAAAATCTTATAAACGTCATATATTAATTATTCATGGAGGAGGTCGTTTAATTGACGATTTAATGACTCAACTTTCTTTGCCAGTTCAAAAAAAAAATGGTTTACGTATTACTCCTTATGAACATATTAATATTATTACAGGAGCGTTGGCTGGAACTGCTAATAAAACTCTTCTTGCATGGGCATTAAAACATAACATTAACGCTGTTGGATTATGTTTAGCGGATGGTAAGAGTGTTGATGTAGAAATACTAGATCAAGATTTAGGGCATGTAGGTAAAGCTAAACCGGGATCACCATTATTTTTAACAAAATTATGTCAAGACGGTATATTACCTATTATTAGTTCTATAGGTATTACGAATGATGGTTTATTAATGAATGTAAACGCTGACTTAGCAGCTACTGCTTTAGCAACGACTTTACAAGCTAATTTAATTTTATTATCTGATATTAGCTCTATATTAGATGGAAAAGGACAAAGAATTACAGAAATTAATAGTATAAAAGCTAAGCAATTAATTTCACAGGGAATTATTACTAATGGTATGATTGTTAAAGTAAACGCCGCTTTAGAAGCAGCATATATTTTACAACGTCCTGTAGATATAGCAAGTTGGCAAAATACAGAATCGTTAGAATTATTATTTAATGGAATGAATATTGGTACCCGAGTTTTTGTATAATTGTATTATAACCTAATAGGTTCAAAAATGATTAGAAGAACAATTAATAAAGTAGTTTTAGCATATTCTGGTGGTTTAGATACTTCAGCAATTATTCCATGGCTTAAAGAAAATTATAATGTTGAAGTTATTGCTTTTGTTGCTGATATAGGACAATCTAAACAAGATTTGTGTGATATTGAAAAAAAAGCATTAAATTCAGGTGCATCTAGTTGTCATGTTTTTGATTTGAAAGAAGAATTTATTCAAAATTATGTATATCCTATTTTAAAAACTGGTGCATTATATGAAGGTACTTATTTATTAGGAACAGCACTAGCTCGACCTATTATTGCTAAAAAACAGGTTGAGCTTGCGTTAAATATTGGAGCAGATTCACTATGTCATGGTGCAACTGGAAAAGGCAATGATCAGGTGCGTTTTGAAATGTCTTATGCAGCATTAGCTCCTAATTTACATGTTATTGCTCCATGGAGAGAATGGAATCTACATTCAAGAGAATCGTTATTAAAATATTTAGAAGCAAGAAATATTTCAACAACAGCAACATTAGAAAAAATCTATAGTAAAGATGAAAATGTTTGGCATATTTCAACAGAAGGGGGGTTACTTGAAGATCCTTGGAATCAATCTAATGAAGATTGTTGGAATTGGACTGTAGATCCTGAGCATGCTCCTGAAAAAGCTGAATATGTTTCATTAAAATTAAGAAAAGGCTCCGTAGTTGCTATTAATAATCAAGAATTAAATCCATTACAATGTGTAGAACGATTGAATAAAATCGGTTCTGAACATGCTATTGGTAGGGTTGATATTATTGAAAATAGATTAATTGGAATTAAGTCTAGAGGCTGTTATGAAACACCTGGAGGAACTATTATTACAACTGCTATAAAAGCAATTGAACAATTAGTTTTAGATCGTGAAAGTTTTCAATGGAGAGAAAAAATTGGCTTAGAAATGTCTTTAGTTGTTTATGACGGACGTTGGTTTTCTCCTATACGAGAATCTTTACAAGCTGCTGCTGATTCATTGTCATCTGAAATTAATGGAGAAGTTATA
The nucleotide sequence above comes from Buchnera aphidicola (Brachycaudus tragopogonis). Encoded proteins:
- the argB gene encoding acetylglutamate kinase, with product MNPLVIKLGGVLLESDDAMMRLFKALVDYRKSYKRHILIIHGGGRLIDDLMTQLSLPVQKKNGLRITPYEHINIITGALAGTANKTLLAWALKHNINAVGLCLADGKSVDVEILDQDLGHVGKAKPGSPLFLTKLCQDGILPIISSIGITNDGLLMNVNADLAATALATTLQANLILLSDISSILDGKGQRITEINSIKAKQLISQGIITNGMIVKVNAALEAAYILQRPVDIASWQNTESLELLFNGMNIGTRVFV
- the argE gene encoding acetylornithine deacetylase, encoding MKRKIPPFMEIYKSLIKIPTISSTNKSIDQSNKNFIDLLSNYLSDLKFSIKIDQIPNTNKFNMLACMGTGCGGLLLSGHSDTVDFDENTWTKDPFILTESNNKFYGLGTVDMKGFFACILEVLSSINKKKIKKPIYILSTANEETDMSGAKYFIESNIIQPDCIIIGEPTSLELINAHKGHVSYSIEVIGRTGHSSNPDDGINSIEIMHHIIEYLIDFKKYLKKKYQHKKFSIPYPTVNLSSIHGGDAINRICSLCTLNFEIRPIPGLTLTQIEILIQEKLQSIILKWSSRIVIKKLFSAVPAFECSHKNNTLKKIETLCKLNSKTVNYCTEAPFFEKIAPTLILGPGSIAQAHQSDEYLDSFFIEPTKNILNKLLYQFCY
- a CDS encoding argininosuccinate synthase — encoded protein: MIRRTINKVVLAYSGGLDTSAIIPWLKENYNVEVIAFVADIGQSKQDLCDIEKKALNSGASSCHVFDLKEEFIQNYVYPILKTGALYEGTYLLGTALARPIIAKKQVELALNIGADSLCHGATGKGNDQVRFEMSYAALAPNLHVIAPWREWNLHSRESLLKYLEARNISTTATLEKIYSKDENVWHISTEGGLLEDPWNQSNEDCWNWTVDPEHAPEKAEYVSLKLRKGSVVAINNQELNPLQCVERLNKIGSEHAIGRVDIIENRLIGIKSRGCYETPGGTIITTAIKAIEQLVLDRESFQWREKIGLEMSLVVYDGRWFSPIRESLQAAADSLSSEINGEVILKLYKGSATAVQKRSPNALYSAEYATFGKDEVYKQSDADGFIRLFSLSSRIRAKNKK
- the metF gene encoding methylenetetrahydrofolate reductase, whose protein sequence is MKNFYKYHQDIICQKKENMCRSINCSFEFFPPKTINLEKNLWSSVECLSKLKPKFFSVTYGANSGERLKTYDIVKKIQKKTGVITAAHLTCIDSTPDELKKIGQDYWNNGIKSIVALRGDTLEKNYNHKMYALDLVVLLKKIANFDISVAAYPELHPESKNSKSDIISLKKKIDAGANRAITQFFFNIESYLRFRENCIKNDINVEIIPGILPVYNFQQLQRFAKMTNVDIPKWMFEMFDGLSSNITVQKIIGSSILIDMVKNLSSEGVQNFHFYTLNQSDIVYSVCHMLGL
- the argC gene encoding N-acetyl-gamma-glutamyl-phosphate reductase, which encodes MLNVLIIGASGYAGAELVNYMYRHVFANIKKICVSKNSLDAGKMFSDVHQQFTDIINLRFESIHDYTLVSKDIDVVFLATDHNVSCDIVPFFLSSGCVVFDLSAAYRMKDNKIYSHYYGFTHQNKTILEKSVYGLAEWQEEKIKKAQLIAVPGCYATCVQLALRPLVEESILCSKNIPIVNAISGVSGAGRKVNITNSFCQVSLQPYNIFTHRHTPEIIENLGIPVIFIPHLGAFHRGIIATITCKLKNNINEVDLYNIFNKFYKNKPLIRIYNKYLPSIKTVEKMPFCDIGFVIKDNYVVIVAAEDNLLKGAAAQAVQCFNIRFGFSETESII